A single Kribbella aluminosa DNA region contains:
- a CDS encoding TetR/AcrR family transcriptional regulator, whose amino-acid sequence MPDTKRLTRKGQATRDRIVAAAARLMLEQGVARTTIEDIQAAAGVSPSQLYHYFPGKDALVSAVIDHQAAQALDVQQGCLQRLDSIDALGHWRDVMINILTEMQCVGGCPLGSLASDLSESDPVARNQLAAAFAQWQELIRQGLLDMQRRGELAPDANPGNLAVAMLAAVQGGLLLSQVNRDPAPLRIAVDTMIDHLHALTRPMVP is encoded by the coding sequence ATGCCCGACACCAAACGACTCACCCGGAAGGGACAGGCGACCCGGGACCGGATCGTCGCGGCCGCGGCGCGGCTGATGCTCGAGCAGGGGGTCGCCCGGACCACGATCGAGGACATCCAGGCGGCCGCCGGGGTCAGCCCGTCGCAGCTGTACCACTACTTCCCGGGCAAGGACGCGCTGGTGTCGGCGGTGATCGACCACCAGGCGGCGCAGGCGCTCGACGTACAGCAGGGCTGTCTGCAGCGGCTCGACTCGATCGACGCGCTCGGGCACTGGCGGGACGTGATGATCAACATCCTGACCGAGATGCAGTGCGTCGGCGGGTGCCCGCTCGGGTCACTGGCGAGCGATCTGTCCGAGAGCGACCCGGTCGCCCGGAACCAGTTGGCGGCCGCGTTCGCGCAGTGGCAGGAGCTGATCCGGCAGGGCCTGCTCGACATGCAGCGACGCGGCGAACTCGCCCCCGACGCGAACCCGGGCAACCTGGCCGTCGCGATGCTCGCCGCCGTCCAGGGCGGCCTCCTCCTCAGCCAGGTCAACCGCGACCCGGCACCCCTACGGATCGCCGTCGACACGATGATCGATCACCTGCACGCGTTGACGCGCCCCATGGTTCCGTAA
- a CDS encoding SDR family NAD(P)-dependent oxidoreductase — protein sequence MTQDFAGRTALVTGGNSGIGRSVAEQLAARGAHVVVSGRDTNRGQQVLDTIRAAGGTADFVPADLTDLASVRALAKQAIDLGGGHVDVLVNNAGTYPFGPTADVPDADFDAVYAVNVRAPFYLVAELAPLMAARGSGAIVNLTTVVAYVGMAGMAAYGSSKAALELLTKAWAAEFGAAGVRVNAVSPGPTRTEGTAVMGENLDVLAGTTPLQRVGTPEEIAAGVVFLASDAASLIHGATLPIDGGRLAV from the coding sequence ATGACGCAGGACTTCGCCGGCCGGACCGCACTCGTGACCGGTGGCAACAGCGGGATCGGCCGCTCCGTGGCCGAGCAGCTCGCCGCGCGCGGTGCGCACGTGGTGGTCAGCGGCCGGGACACCAACCGCGGCCAGCAGGTGCTGGACACGATCCGCGCCGCCGGCGGTACGGCGGACTTCGTGCCGGCCGACCTGACCGACCTGGCGAGTGTGCGCGCTCTCGCCAAGCAGGCGATCGACCTCGGCGGCGGGCACGTCGACGTACTCGTGAACAACGCCGGGACCTACCCGTTCGGCCCGACGGCCGACGTACCGGACGCCGACTTCGACGCGGTGTACGCCGTGAACGTCCGCGCGCCGTTCTACCTGGTCGCCGAGCTGGCGCCGTTGATGGCGGCGCGCGGATCCGGCGCGATCGTGAACCTGACCACGGTGGTCGCGTACGTCGGGATGGCCGGGATGGCGGCGTACGGGTCGAGCAAGGCGGCACTCGAGCTGCTGACGAAGGCGTGGGCCGCCGAGTTCGGGGCGGCCGGCGTCCGGGTGAACGCGGTCAGCCCCGGCCCGACGCGGACCGAGGGCACGGCGGTGATGGGGGAGAACCTCGACGTCCTCGCCGGTACGACGCCGCTCCAGCGGGTCGGGACACCGGAGGAGATCGCCGCCGGCGTCGTGTTCCTCGCCTCCGACGCGGCGTCCCTGATCCACGGCGCCACCCTCCCGATCGACGGCGGCCGGCTGGCCGTCTGA
- a CDS encoding helix-turn-helix transcriptional regulator yields the protein MNRIDRLYALAEELRAAGARGRTARQLAARFEVSVRTIERDLSALGQAGVPLAAKQGRTGGYSVDRAMSLPPLNFTPREAMAVAVALSRSEHVLFARDSRTALQKIVAAMPQRDLDEARTATAKVRLLVQRTPDPDGEVAEQIWRAVRHSQVLRIQYTDVGGVETVREIEPQHVVVGPNGSYLTAWCHLRQEDRVFRMDRITKAERTATLLLRPPASDELHVDGYETRLPDAALHPEDLFPTPT from the coding sequence ATGAACCGGATCGATCGGCTGTACGCCCTCGCGGAGGAGTTGCGCGCGGCCGGCGCCCGCGGGCGTACGGCGCGGCAACTGGCGGCGCGCTTCGAGGTCAGCGTGCGGACCATCGAGCGCGACCTGAGCGCGCTCGGGCAGGCCGGCGTACCGCTGGCGGCCAAGCAGGGGCGCACCGGCGGGTATTCCGTGGACCGCGCGATGAGCCTCCCGCCGCTGAACTTCACGCCGCGGGAGGCGATGGCGGTCGCGGTGGCGCTGAGCCGCAGCGAGCACGTGCTGTTCGCGCGGGACTCCCGGACCGCGCTGCAGAAGATCGTCGCCGCGATGCCGCAGCGGGACCTCGACGAGGCGCGGACCGCCACCGCCAAGGTGCGGTTACTGGTGCAGCGGACGCCGGACCCGGACGGCGAGGTCGCGGAGCAGATCTGGCGGGCGGTGCGGCACAGCCAGGTGCTGCGGATCCAGTACACCGATGTCGGAGGTGTCGAGACGGTCCGCGAGATCGAGCCGCAACACGTCGTCGTCGGGCCGAACGGGTCGTACCTGACCGCCTGGTGCCACCTGCGGCAGGAGGACCGGGTGTTCCGGATGGACCGGATCACCAAGGCCGAGCGGACCGCGACGCTGCTGCTGCGCCCGCCGGCCTCTGACGAGCTGCATGTCGACGGGTACGAGACCAGGCTGCCGGACGCCGCGCTGCATCCGGAAGATCTTTTTCCAACTCCGACATAG
- a CDS encoding VOC family protein, which translates to MSTPAPGTLAWFEVATDNPEAAEKFYGSLFDWSFDSSGSQTSGGLDYRNITASGAQQAMGGLFATKGELPNHAVFYILVADIEATCADAEQLGGTVINKRIGIGGGTPDFAYLRDPAGNQFAVFTPRPE; encoded by the coding sequence ATGAGTACTCCCGCGCCTGGCACGCTGGCCTGGTTCGAGGTCGCCACCGACAACCCGGAGGCGGCGGAGAAGTTCTACGGCAGCCTGTTCGACTGGTCGTTCGATTCGTCCGGCAGCCAGACCTCCGGCGGCCTCGACTACCGCAACATCACCGCCTCCGGCGCGCAGCAGGCGATGGGCGGCCTGTTCGCGACCAAGGGCGAGCTGCCGAACCACGCCGTCTTCTACATCCTGGTCGCCGACATCGAGGCGACCTGCGCGGACGCCGAGCAGCTCGGCGGCACGGTGATCAACAAGCGGATCGGTATCGGCGGCGGTACGCCGGACTTCGCCTACCTGCGCGACCCGGCCGGCAACCAGTTCGCGGTCTTCACGCCGCGCCCCGAGTGA
- a CDS encoding VOC family protein, whose translation MAIKRMDHIGVVVEDLAAAKAFYFELGMELVGETTVSGPWVEGVSGMPGVVADISFLRTPDGHGQLELTTYRTPLATTLEPSAPPNTLGIRNLMFVVDDVQDTVARLKAHGGELVGTVEEHSPGLHFCYLRGPQGVIVALAEE comes from the coding sequence ATGGCAATCAAGCGCATGGACCACATCGGCGTCGTGGTCGAGGACCTGGCAGCGGCGAAGGCGTTCTACTTCGAGCTCGGCATGGAGCTCGTCGGCGAGACGACGGTCTCCGGCCCGTGGGTGGAGGGCGTGTCGGGCATGCCTGGCGTGGTCGCGGACATCTCGTTCCTCCGCACCCCGGACGGACACGGGCAGCTGGAGCTGACGACGTACCGTACGCCGCTCGCGACGACGCTCGAGCCGTCCGCGCCGCCGAACACGCTCGGTATCCGGAACCTGATGTTCGTCGTCGACGACGTCCAGGACACCGTCGCGCGGCTGAAGGCGCACGGCGGCGAGCTGGTCGGCACCGTCGAGGAGCACTCCCCCGGGCTGCACTTCTGCTACCTGCGCGGCCCCCAGGGCGTCATCGTCGCGCTCGCCGAGGAGTAA